A genomic stretch from Heliangelus exortis chromosome 16, bHelExo1.hap1, whole genome shotgun sequence includes:
- the ANKRD60 gene encoding ankyrin repeat domain-containing protein 60: MPSRPLHTFSVQLCLVETAEIFSLPQCQNDLTLKKLKSHLELLTGIPFHFQRLQYLDEDLPDESTFKDNDIVPGGRIKMRIWRHDGWGHLVAAAAEGDTDKLAHLGVTEDSAGTTPHAELLGPEQKKDWVAHRAFVALFIAIHRGHTETAKFLLINGADLHAKTPLGRTALHVAAAMGRCDCIELLLSWGAQALVPDDEGQTAVSLARLWGQKQSQNILSRSPRPLPPSRPLTRALQPTSAPTS; encoded by the exons ATGCCTTCCAGGCCCCTGCACACCTTTAGTGTCCAGCTGTGTCTAGTTGAAACTGCTGAGATCTTTTCACTGCCTCAATGCCAAAATGATTTGACTCTGAAGAAGCTTAAATCACATTTAGAACTCTTGACTGGGATCCCCTTTCACTTCCAGAGGCTTCAGTACCTGGATGAAG ATCTGCCAGACGAGTCTACATTTAAGGACAATGACATTGTCCCTGGTGGAAGGATCAAAATGCGTATCTGGCGGCACGATGGCTGGGGACAtctggtggcagctgctgcagaaggagaTACTGACAAG CTAGCTCATCTGGGAGTTACGGAGGACTCTGCAGGCACCACACCACATGCAGAGTTACTGGGaccagagcagaaaaaggaCTGGGTAGCACACCGAGCTTTCGTGGCACTGTTCATTGCCATCCACAGAGGTCACACTGAAACTGCCAAGTTTCTGCTGATAAATG GTGCGGATCTGCACGCTAAGACCCCTCTGGGAAGGACGGCCCTTCACGTCGCCGCTGCCATGGGCCGCTGTGACTGCATCgagctgctcctgagctggGGGGCACAAGCTCTGGTCCCGGACGACGAGGGACAGACTGCAGTCAGCCTGGCCCGTCTGTGGGGCCAGAAGCAGAGCCAGAACATCCTGAGCCGCTCCCCTCGCCCTCTGCCGCCCTCCCGCCCCCTCACTCGGGCCTTGCAGCCGACGTCTGCTCCCACCTCCTGA